A genomic window from Brassica oleracea var. oleracea cultivar TO1000 chromosome C8, BOL, whole genome shotgun sequence includes:
- the LOC106309387 gene encoding 12S seed storage protein CRC-like, whose protein sequence is MFVGRAWDLDETTVKTLVGSQTGKGIVKLGEDFKMPEPKVVDRDGFVINCLEAPLDVDIKDGGRVVVLNTKNLPLVGEVGFGADLVQIDGHSMCSPGFSCDSALQVTYIVGGSGRVQVVGADGKRVLETHITAGSLFIVPRFFVVSKIADPEGMSWFSIVTTPDPIFTHLAGRTSVWKALSPEVLQAAFKVDPEVEQLFRSKRTSDAIFFPPSK, encoded by the exons ATGTTCGTAGGCAGAGCTTGGGATTTGGACGAGACCACAGTGAAGACACTCGTCGGTTCTCAAACCGGCAAAGGCATTGTGAAGCTCGGTGAGGATTTCAAGATGCCAGAGCCCAAGGTAGTGGACCGTGATGGGTTTGTGATTAACTGTTTGGAGGCTCCTCTTGATGTTGACATCAAGGACGGTGGGAGAGTCGTTGTCTTGAACACCAAGAACCTTCCTCTTGTTGGGGAGGTTGGGTTTGGAGCTGATCTTGTTCAGATTGATGGACATTCCATGTGTTCGCCTGGTTTCTCTTGTGACTCGGCTCTTCAGGTGACTTACATTGTTGGTGGGAGTGGAAGAGTTCAAGTGGTTGGTGCTGATGGGAAAAGAGTTCTTGAAACTCATATCACTGCTGGTTCTCTCTTCATTGTTCCAAGGTTCTTTGTGGTTTCAAAGATTGCTGATCCTGAAGGCATGTCTTGGTTCTCCATTGTGACTACTCCTGA TCCGATTTTCACACACTTGGCTGGGAGGACATCTGTGTGGAAGGCTTTGTCTCCAGAGGTTTTACAGGCTGCGTTTAAGGTTGATCCAGAGGTGGAGCAGTTGTTCCGCTCAAAGAGGACTTCGGATGCAATTTTCTTCCCTCCTTCCAAGTGA